A window of Lacibacter sediminis contains these coding sequences:
- a CDS encoding DEAD/DEAH box helicase, which yields MQLIAGTVLDGLIELFDEGTPLEQRTRKLLHSLSFFELEGKNLTKKKRFDNPVYCMLANQLQRGTPTRPNLTVLEYISNQSSLFSIETDEFGIKAKWSDEIHANKNIVFSSLHIIDPRLTAEQIFNDWNQHENNLGSEYEQQFFFNTFNQVFDESGDAVLQLLNTQRTINSILKDNLSQKLPQHVRTDFEQQRTDFAVEFNYSELNKPLGVIVEVDGRQHYNDSQRYLDGQRDEVLAKVGWHNTIRIPTVNFRNGNYIHTLKTVFKDAVNNPWFNKTLEVYKTNLLKSEFEKEVLQHTLIPFGVSRIQRTILQLLEEGFLKLDSKWRIAVVERDVPCAALAIEDLKVTIANLNSLSVETIELPEIELIIFSSSEFKHSLYQYGVNVFDIIQYDAASDFDCVIDISILQRQGIVFPVKAFCPVFTIRSVHYVEAKVFIQTARHIQFEPLCYKTVDEHWVHYNERETALTYFLKSIFRKNEFRPGQIPIISKALQAKSVIGLLPTGGGKSITYQLSALLQPGICMVIDPIRSLMKDQVDGLFDNQIHSALFINSTLTGEQKQMAIKKMVTGQAQFVFISPERLQMDEFRDMLRTMNEDSHFFNYCIIDEAHCVSEWGHDFRTSYLRLGINANRYCKTAMGIPVPLFGLTATASYDVLADIQRELSGYGSYQLEEDSLVRFESTIRPEIQFFIEDVSIPNIAYQDIWKLKKALGSAKRKRIFELLDNLPEALQVLNGNTDLLFTQKDWEENHTLTSERAKSIRLENYNPNQFFTQANGGLIFCPHKSGAYGITDQFKPERFGSPVNLEGIFDHVSQRSEIRPGYFMGAGDEQDENSLVIVEESIKNQDLFKKNKLNVMVATKAFGMGIDKPNIRYTIHLNYPGSIESFVQEAGRAGRDRDLAIAYLLINRQTFQIEGETDRLDHDQEINFYFHNNSFKGISKEMAVLDELLTEIYFPDRTAEIENLILQELEVELNCKYWEGGVNKRLYINSGFNSSLGFIDLNTLTINTNNTINQDLSLRVLNLVVNYIRNLNLKVPAWEWIQLSDKEAGIERLLEAKSNGDSYKVEVGFINNHKERIKTLADWIRRILNENRFTDEEMKKIRAKCNNSDDFIEEIQTKYESLTGNKIELRIFFDQLDRKAERPLGETFRRFSAYFNGYRNKQDTERAIYRLTTLGVIDDYTVNFNSNTFTLYGIKKADKEYRHQVEVYLKKFYSEKAAKQRLKEIDKFDEPTYLRKSLHFLIQFVYESIKQKRSNAIKEMRDACIQTIEKGKDGNLFLREYIDLYFNSKYARIGYFFTDEKGNVIPASLTDITENGKSFDLKVVWNFMEYVSSDSTGTEVENTKHLRGACIRMITNSPENYVFRLLNAFTLFMLEFRNKRLMEEAIEQLVIGFEKLAEFEKLEDNLLKRKFEKYYDLVVFKNELLQDWLITHEIEFSFEIITLTRTVKKVSSITNSLKLLNKTLG from the coding sequence ATGCAACTTATTGCAGGTACTGTGTTAGACGGCTTAATCGAATTATTTGATGAAGGAACTCCTTTAGAGCAAAGGACGAGAAAATTACTTCATAGCCTGAGTTTCTTTGAGTTGGAAGGTAAAAATTTGACTAAAAAAAAGCGGTTTGATAATCCTGTATACTGTATGTTGGCAAACCAACTTCAAAGAGGCACACCAACTAGGCCTAATCTTACAGTTTTAGAATATATAAGTAATCAAAGCAGCCTGTTTAGTATTGAAACGGATGAGTTTGGCATAAAGGCGAAGTGGTCGGATGAGATTCATGCAAATAAGAATATAGTTTTTTCCTCTTTGCATATAATTGATCCCAGATTAACTGCAGAACAGATTTTTAATGATTGGAATCAACATGAAAATAACTTGGGTAGTGAATATGAGCAACAGTTCTTTTTCAATACATTCAATCAGGTATTTGACGAATCAGGGGATGCTGTGCTGCAATTATTAAACACTCAGCGTACTATCAATAGTATTTTAAAGGATAACCTTTCCCAAAAGCTGCCTCAGCATGTAAGAACTGATTTTGAACAGCAAAGGACTGATTTTGCAGTTGAATTTAATTACTCAGAGTTAAATAAGCCATTAGGAGTTATTGTGGAAGTTGATGGACGTCAACATTATAATGATAGCCAAAGATATCTTGATGGGCAAAGGGATGAAGTGTTAGCCAAAGTTGGCTGGCATAACACAATTCGTATTCCTACTGTAAACTTTAGAAATGGAAACTATATTCATACGTTAAAAACTGTTTTTAAAGATGCTGTCAATAATCCATGGTTTAATAAAACTTTAGAGGTTTACAAAACCAACCTTTTGAAAAGTGAATTTGAAAAGGAAGTATTGCAACACACATTAATTCCATTTGGCGTTTCAAGAATACAGCGGACAATTTTACAGCTATTGGAAGAAGGGTTTTTAAAATTAGATTCTAAATGGCGAATTGCAGTTGTTGAGAGAGATGTTCCTTGTGCGGCTTTGGCTATCGAGGATCTTAAAGTAACAATTGCCAATCTTAATTCACTTTCAGTAGAAACTATTGAATTGCCTGAAATTGAATTGATAATATTTTCATCTAGCGAGTTTAAACACTCTCTATATCAATATGGAGTTAATGTATTCGATATCATTCAGTATGATGCTGCCTCTGATTTTGATTGTGTAATTGATATTTCCATTTTACAGAGGCAAGGCATAGTATTTCCTGTTAAGGCTTTTTGTCCGGTTTTTACAATTAGAAGTGTTCATTATGTTGAAGCTAAAGTATTCATTCAAACTGCACGGCATATTCAATTTGAACCGTTATGTTATAAAACAGTAGATGAACATTGGGTACATTACAATGAACGTGAAACTGCGTTGACCTATTTTCTAAAGAGCATTTTCAGAAAGAATGAGTTCCGGCCAGGTCAAATACCTATTATAAGTAAGGCACTTCAGGCAAAGAGTGTTATTGGACTATTGCCTACTGGAGGAGGTAAATCTATAACCTATCAGCTTTCAGCATTACTACAACCGGGCATTTGCATGGTAATTGATCCAATTCGATCATTAATGAAAGATCAGGTTGATGGATTATTTGATAATCAAATTCATTCCGCATTATTTATAAATTCTACTTTAACTGGTGAGCAGAAGCAAATGGCTATCAAAAAAATGGTCACTGGCCAAGCTCAATTTGTTTTTATATCGCCTGAGCGCCTTCAAATGGATGAATTCAGAGATATGCTACGTACAATGAATGAAGACTCACATTTTTTCAATTATTGTATTATTGATGAAGCACATTGCGTTTCAGAATGGGGACATGACTTTAGAACGTCTTATTTACGACTTGGAATAAATGCAAACAGGTATTGTAAAACTGCCATGGGTATTCCTGTTCCCTTATTTGGATTGACGGCTACTGCTTCGTATGATGTTTTGGCTGATATACAACGGGAGCTATCAGGGTATGGGTCATATCAGTTAGAGGAAGATTCGCTGGTACGATTTGAGTCGACAATTCGCCCGGAAATTCAATTCTTTATTGAGGATGTTTCTATTCCCAATATAGCTTATCAAGATATTTGGAAGTTAAAAAAAGCTCTTGGATCGGCAAAACGAAAAAGAATTTTCGAGCTTCTTGATAATTTGCCAGAAGCACTGCAGGTTCTTAATGGGAATACTGATCTGCTGTTTACTCAAAAAGATTGGGAAGAAAATCACACACTAACAAGTGAAAGGGCTAAGAGTATTCGTCTGGAAAATTATAACCCAAATCAATTCTTCACTCAAGCTAATGGAGGATTAATTTTTTGCCCACATAAGTCAGGTGCATACGGTATAACAGATCAATTTAAACCCGAGAGGTTTGGATCACCTGTAAATCTTGAAGGGATTTTTGATCACGTTTCCCAAAGGAGCGAGATAAGGCCAGGATATTTTATGGGTGCCGGTGATGAGCAAGATGAAAATAGCCTTGTTATAGTCGAAGAGTCAATAAAGAACCAGGATCTGTTCAAGAAAAACAAACTTAATGTGATGGTTGCTACCAAAGCATTTGGAATGGGTATTGATAAACCCAATATTCGGTATACTATCCATTTGAATTATCCAGGATCAATTGAAAGCTTTGTTCAGGAGGCTGGTAGAGCAGGACGAGACCGTGATTTGGCAATTGCTTACTTATTAATTAACAGGCAAACTTTTCAAATTGAGGGGGAAACCGATAGGCTGGATCATGACCAGGAAATTAATTTTTACTTTCATAATAATTCATTTAAAGGCATCAGCAAAGAAATGGCTGTATTAGATGAACTATTAACAGAAATATATTTTCCTGATAGGACCGCTGAAATTGAAAACCTAATCTTACAGGAACTGGAAGTTGAGTTAAATTGTAAATATTGGGAAGGCGGTGTTAACAAACGGCTATATATCAACAGTGGCTTTAATAGTTCCTTAGGCTTCATCGATTTGAATACTTTAACGATAAATACAAATAACACAATTAATCAGGATCTGTCATTGAGGGTTTTAAATTTAGTAGTGAATTATATTCGTAATCTTAATTTAAAGGTACCCGCATGGGAGTGGATACAATTGTCTGATAAGGAAGCAGGAATAGAACGATTGTTAGAGGCAAAAAGTAATGGTGATAGTTATAAAGTAGAAGTTGGATTTATTAATAACCATAAAGAGAGGATTAAAACGCTGGCGGATTGGATAAGAAGAATACTTAATGAAAATCGTTTTACGGATGAAGAAATGAAAAAAATCCGGGCAAAATGTAATAACTCCGATGATTTCATTGAAGAAATACAAACTAAGTATGAGTCCCTAACTGGGAATAAAATTGAACTAAGAATATTCTTTGATCAATTAGATAGAAAAGCCGAACGACCATTAGGAGAAACGTTTCGTAGATTCTCGGCATATTTTAATGGGTATAGAAATAAACAAGATACAGAAAGGGCGATATACCGACTTACAACACTAGGTGTTATTGATGATTACACTGTTAATTTTAATTCCAATACGTTTACTCTTTACGGTATCAAGAAAGCAGATAAAGAGTACAGACATCAGGTAGAGGTATATCTAAAGAAATTCTATTCTGAGAAGGCCGCTAAGCAACGCTTGAAAGAGATTGATAAGTTTGACGAACCTACTTACTTAAGAAAAAGTTTGCATTTTCTGATACAGTTTGTTTACGAAAGTATTAAACAGAAGCGCTCAAATGCCATAAAAGAAATGAGGGATGCATGTATTCAAACGATCGAGAAGGGCAAGGATGGGAATCTTTTTTTAAGAGAGTATATCGATCTATATTTCAACTCGAAATATGCTCGTATCGGTTATTTCTTTACAGATGAAAAGGGAAACGTAATTCCAGCTTCACTAACAGATATCACAGAAAATGGTAAAAGTTTTGATCTTAAAGTTGTGTGGAATTTTATGGAATACGTTTCAAGTGATTCAACGGGTACCGAAGTTGAAAATACGAAGCATCTTCGGGGTGCATGTATCAGGATGATAACAAACTCACCCGAAAATTATGTTTTCCGTCTTTTAAATGCGTTTACATTATTCATGCTGGAATTTAGAAATAAGCGATTAATGGAAGAGGCTATTGAACAATTAGTCATTGGATTTGAAAAATTGGCAGAATTTGAAAAATTAGAGGACAATTTATTAAAAAGAAAATTTGAAAAATATTACGATTTAGTTGTTTTTAAAAATGAGCTATTACAGGACTGGCTAATAACTCACGAGATAGAATTCAGTTTCGAAATCATCACCTTAACAAGAACAGTTAAAAAAGTTTCATCAATTACAAATTCATTAAAATTACTTAATAAAACACTTGGATAA